The Anopheles moucheti chromosome 3, idAnoMoucSN_F20_07, whole genome shotgun sequence genome contains the following window.
atttcaatttcatttgcgATGTGTGCGATCGCACGCTGAGATAacatagtcgatgaagatgttGCTGTAGttattcttgttttgttcttaCAGGGCTTTTTTGTTGACCAAAACAGTTCTCCAATGTTTGGAATTGTTGCGCTCTTATCGTTCATGCTGTTAATCAATCGCTTTAAGGAACACGTAACATCTCTACTAATCGAGGCAGTATTTCATGCACAAAACactaacgaaaacaaaccagTACTGGTCATTTGCACAACCATGGCAAAACTTTGGGAAGATGTGGGGCAGGATGAAAGTTTGTGGAGCAGAATGATAGAATTACGGGGAAGAACTGGAACGGAGTAGATCACTGAGGTGAGAGAAGAAGACATGGTGGCGAGTATCTTAGCAGTATGGGAAGTTCGGGCAGGTGTGTGGGGACACTCCGGCCGGGTACTGGCGGGTGGTGTATCCTGGCAGAGGAGCAGCCTGGTGAACGCCAGCCTGGACGGTGTTATCACAGTACGGATAGTTCGGGCACGATTGTGGGTTGACTCCGGCGGGGTAACtgtttggaaatggaaagtCAAACATCCCGTTGTTAGAGCCGCGGTTCAAGAGGTCTGTGTCTAACGTGCCGCAACTTACCGGTCTCCTCCGGCCGTTGGGGCGGGAGCTCCGAGGTAGTTGTGGCTGGGACCGGTCAGAGCCTGGTACGAGTGAGGAGCACCGTGGTAGTACGGggccggtgccggtgccggAACTGGGGCCTGGTTCCAGCTGGGCTGTGCGTTCCAGTTCGGGTTCCAGTGGTTGGCGGCATGGTTGTTGTAGGGGTTGGGGCTGTGCAGGGCCGCGTTGTCGCAGTTCGGATACGACGGGCAGCGGGACGGATCGACTCCGGCCGGATACTGGGCGGCTTGCTGATGTTGGGGCTTAGCGGCAACCACGGCGGCAAAGGCCAAAACAGCGATCTACAAAGCagagcacacaacacaacattaGCAAAACCCGGAAGCTGTTCACTTGTCGATCGTCGCACCGCACAACCAATGCACTCGAGGATTGCTGAACCCTCGTCACATCCACTTCCGCCATTTACATtccaatgcacacacacaaacacacacacacacagaagaatTCTCAGTTCAGAATTCAGAAATTCTCAGGAACTCCCAAAGCCTGCGCTGGCGGCTTGCTTACCACTTTGGAGAACATTTTTGTTGGGCAGTTTGGGCTGATGTTTCTCTAGCGTGAAATCTTTCTGATGCACACAGCAACGTTGGACTTTTATGTTACCGAAACACGGGCTGTTGTTCGCTTAACACAAAACTTCCAAACCGAGTACCGAATACTGATCACCGAAAGGACAATACCAGTCTTTTATAGTAAAAACACCACACCCAGCGGTTCGGTTCGGGCCGTCGGGTTTCGCGTCGATCCTCGGCCGAAACGCGTTCTAACCATCCCCACCTACTGCTGGGTCTGCGGTCGGGCCACCGTTCGCCACCCTCGCACCAGCCCTTACCCAACAAATGCACACCGTGCAATTAAAGGGAAGGGTGCCCACGAGCGGCACCGATTTCTTTCTCTACCGAAATCGATCCAATGGCAGAAAAACCCCCCCAGCTCCCAACACGTACGAACTCGGCACGAAACGCACGAACCAAACGTTCTCCCTTGGCACCGGTCGGCTCCCTCGCGTTGCCACAGTCGATATCGAGCATACTTAGAGAGTACAGTTAGTACACAGGGCAGAACCCCCCTTCTTACGCGAGCTAGACGATCTGGTGGGTGAACAGTGCCGTTTGTGGATGTTAGCATCGGATCGTACAATTAGCACGGGGCCGGTTTTAATGCGCCAGTACGGAAATTGGGTGTACATGGGTGCGCACCCACCTAGCACAAAAGCACCCTGCCATCGTCAACCTCTGACCCCGCCGTAGTTCCCTTCCACCCCCTCCACAGCCGGGTGGATTTGTATCGACGCGCCAAATGTGACACCGGTCCGGGGGGCTACAAAGGTTTGCCGACCGATTAAAATTGCGTTCATGCGTACTACGAAGGAAGCGGAACAGAAACTCAAaacgagaacaaaaaaacccccctcacacacacacacggcagcGTGTTTAACGATGACAGAAAAAGTCCTCAACGCagagataaatttaaaacattccaccatGACAAGACAATAAGCATAACAGTGCAAAACAAAGCGTGACGCCGGTTTGaatttgctcttttttttcgtaatgGAATTTTGATCGTAGGGTTCCTATTTCAAACGCAAATCGGTACTTGATACATACTTTTTGTGAAATATTGGTAATTTTGtaagtaataattaaaaattcttaTAACCTTAAAATTAAATGCTGATGATAAGTCCCACCTTATACCCCAGCAAGTTTTGAGAAAGACGAAATTATCGTTAAGATTTGAGAAAGATTAAATTGTAGATAAGATCTCACGTCCTAAATACCCAGTGTCCGCTAAAGATATCTGACAAGTATCATAAACTGGATAATGtcctaccagttttcgggACTGTTCCATGCCTATGTCAAGGTCCGCAGACACCAATATCGTGTTAGGGGCTTACCTTCCGAGACTGCAGAAACTTTAAAGAACCTGAGAGTTGATGCATACATAAACGGTAGGTCCCTTGGGTTCCTTGGGTCTCTGAGTTCAAATGTCCCCAATTCCACTATATGGAATGAATGAAACTGAATGAATCTTCAGACTGAATTATTGAATCTCTGAGAATTCAGGGACCCGTTGGTGAATCTCACAGCGGCTTCGGTCCTTCTACGACAGGACCGATCCAAAATCTCATTCGTATAAATAAAGTCCAAGAAGGCCAGAAATGGATCAACTTAGATCCCTTCTGATTGTTGTGCTGGTAAAGAGGAATCTTTGATGACCAAGCAATATCAAATAAGTGTGAGTCGTCAGTTCCTCAGATATTTTATACACTACAAAGTGGAAATTCAGAA
Protein-coding sequences here:
- the LOC128304100 gene encoding cuticle protein 1; amino-acid sequence: MFSKVIAVLAFAAVVAAKPQHQQAAQYPAGVDPSRCPSYPNCDNAALHSPNPYNNHAANHWNPNWNAQPSWNQAPVPAPAPAPYYHGAPHSYQALTGPSHNYLGAPAPTAGGDRYPAGVNPQSCPNYPYCDNTVQAGVHQAAPLPGYTTRQYPAGVSPHTCPNFPYC